In the Nitrosopumilus cobalaminigenes genome, TTCAAGAGGTGAAGTAGGATTGATTGTTGCAGGAGTTGGAGTGACAGCAGGAATTCTAACATCAGAAGTATACTCTACGATTGTAATCATGGTTGCAGTTACTACAATCATTACACCAATCTGGCTTAAAATGGAATATAGAAAAGAGCAAAGAAAAGGAAATGGGGATGATATAGCATCTGGAAAAAGCATAGAGCAAAAACCAGAATAAATCATCAACAAGTCTTAAATTACATAGAAAATTCTTCAGGTCAACTCATGTCAGAGGCAAACAACGATTCATTTAGATCAGAAATAATTGCGGAAATTAAAAGAATGCAATCAGAATTAAACCAACTAAAAGATATCAAAAAAAGTATTGTAAAAAAAGCAAAGAGAAAACCAGCTAGAAAGACTGCAGCAAAGAAAAAGGTTGCAAAGAGAAAACCAGCTAGAAAGACTGCAGCAAAGAAAAAGGTTGCAAAGAGAAAACCAGCTAGAAAGACTGCAGCAAAGAAAAAGGTTGCAAAGAGAAAACCAGCTAGAAAGACTGCAGCAAAGAAAAAGGTTGCAAAGAGAAAACCAGCTAGAAAGACTGCAGCAAAGAAAAAGGTTGCAAAAAGAAAACCAGCTAGAAAGGTTTCCAAGCCTAAAAGAAAGACAACTAGGCGTAGATAGACGTCAAGTATCCCAAATTATTTAACGAATTTATGTCCAGATCAGTGTGAATATTCATGAATAAGTTAGATCCTGTCTTATCCAAAGCATGTAATGAGATTACTCAGAATTTGCTAACAATTCAAGAACCAAGTAAAAAACAGGTTAAAGAAGAAATTATAAAAATTTGTACAAAATATGCATTAGAGAGAATTCCAAGAAATTATGAGATTCTATCTATGGCTAAAGAATCAGATTTTGATAAATTAAAAAAAGTATTACTTAGAAAACCTGCAAAGACTGCATCAGGAGTATCAGTAGTTGCATTGATGCCAAAACCATATGCATGCCCACATGGTCGTTGTACATATTGTCCAGGAGGAATTGAATTTAATTCTCCAAATAGTTACACAGGTAAAGAACCATCATCTCTTAACGCAATTGAAAATGAATTTGATCCTAAATTACAAATTACATCAAAGATTGAAAAATTAATTGCATTTGGGCATGACCCATCAAAAATGGAAATCGTCATTGTCGGTGGAACATTTTTGTTCATGCCAAAAGACTATCAAAAAGATTTCATCAAATCATGTTATGATGCCCTAAACGATACAGATTCAAAAGATTTGGAAGAAGCAAAATCAAACAATGAACATGCAGCAATAAGAAATGTAGGATTTACAATTGAAACAAAACCAGATTATTGTAAACAAGAACATGTTGATTTAATGTTAAGTTATGGAATAACAAGAATTGAAATCGGAGTTCAGTCATTACAAGAGAGAGTTTACAAAATAGTAAACAGAGGACACAACTATAATGACGTAGTAGAATCATTTCAGATTTCAAAAGATGCAGGATACAAAATTGTTGCACATATGATGCCAGGGCTACCCACAATGACGCCAGAAGGAGACATTGCAGATTTTAAGAAATTATTTTCAGATCCCCAATTACGTCCAGACATGTTGAAAATTTATCCTTCATTAGTAATTGAAAATACTCCACTGTATGAAGAACACAAACAAGGAAAATACATACCATATTCAGATGAAGATATGATCAAAGTTCTAACTGAAGCTAAAAAGGACATTCCAAAATGGGTCAGAATCATGAGAGTTCAGAGAGAGATTTCGCCAAAAGAAATCATTGCAGGCCCAAAATCAGGGAATTTGAGACAAATCGTG is a window encoding:
- a CDS encoding elongator complex protein 3, whose product is MNKLDPVLSKACNEITQNLLTIQEPSKKQVKEEIIKICTKYALERIPRNYEILSMAKESDFDKLKKVLLRKPAKTASGVSVVALMPKPYACPHGRCTYCPGGIEFNSPNSYTGKEPSSLNAIENEFDPKLQITSKIEKLIAFGHDPSKMEIVIVGGTFLFMPKDYQKDFIKSCYDALNDTDSKDLEEAKSNNEHAAIRNVGFTIETKPDYCKQEHVDLMLSYGITRIEIGVQSLQERVYKIVNRGHNYNDVVESFQISKDAGYKIVAHMMPGLPTMTPEGDIADFKKLFSDPQLRPDMLKIYPSLVIENTPLYEEHKQGKYIPYSDEDMIKVLTEAKKDIPKWVRIMRVQREISPKEIIAGPKSGNLRQIVHQNLAKQGLSCKCIRCREAGLSNKKTDGGDVKLNRINYDSSGGKEVFLSYEDKNESIYGFLRLRKPSIDAHRDEIDQDTCIVREIHVYGKSLKLGEKGGDEIQHSGLGKNLMKEAEKISREEFDAKKILVISAVGTREYYQKLGYSLYGPYMSKTLN